The proteins below come from a single Zea mays cultivar B73 chromosome 8, Zm-B73-REFERENCE-NAM-5.0, whole genome shotgun sequence genomic window:
- the LOC103634720 gene encoding NAC transcription factor NAM-B2 — MMTVDLGLQAAPPPSSSGGVPSSCTALPPGFRFHPTDEELIVHYLRKRAAAAPCPAPVIAEVDIYKFDPWDLPAKAVFGEAEWYFFSPRDRKYPNGVRPNRAAGSGYWKATGTDKPITLSSSSSSSAAAAAGMIGVKKALVFYRGRPPKGVKTSWIMHEYRLAEALHAVVNAYRPTRFKNNASSSMRLDDWVLCRIYKKTTPQLAYSMSPPPHEEVEASSTSFMDGGGGFDLSRLHPADDSASVSADDDIMALAAAAATSYYAARPLPRPASISDYLLDYSAVSELFEATPLTETTAQPGTATDAAGGFYYDFGNGGGEPAAAASVVAQQHQLSPLKRRSSVDEDNCNGGITDMLHASSSSSSKRVMGDHHSSSSSMAANSSVFEPGQTSSHQLHDRI; from the exons ATGATGACAGTCGACCTTGGCCTGCAggcggcgccgccgccgtcgtcttCCGGCGGCGTGCCGAGCAGTTGCACGGCGCTGCCGCCGGGGTTCCGGTTCCACCCCACGGACGAGGAGCTCATCGTCCACTACCTCCGCAAGCGCGCGGCCGCGGCGCCGTGCCCGGCCCCCGTCATCGCCGAGGTCGACATCTACAAGTTCGACCCATGGGACCTGCCAG CCAAGGCGGTTTTCGGGGAGGCGGAGTGGTACTTCTTCAGCCCGAGGGACCGCAAGTACCCCAACGGCGTGCGCCCCAACCGCGCCGCCGGGTCAGGCTACTGGAAGGCCACCGgcaccgacaagcccatcacgctctcctcctcctcctcctcctccgccgccgccgccgccggcatgATCGGCGTGAAGAAGGCGCTCGTCTTCTACAGGGGGCGGCCGCCCAAGGGCGTCAAGACGAGCTGGATCATGCACGAGTACCGCCTCGCCGAGGCGCTCCACGCCGTCGTCAACGCCTACAGACCCACGCGGTTCAAGAACAACGCCTCGTCGTCCATGAGG CTGGACGACTGGGTGCTGTGCAGGATCTACAAGAAGACCACCCCGCAGCTGGCGTACAGCATGTCGCCGCCGCCGCACGAGGAGGTGGAGGCGTCGTCGACGTCGTTcatggacggcggcggcggcttcgACCTCAGCCGCCTGCACCCGGCGGACGACTCCGCCTCCGTCTCCGCCGACGACGACATCATGGcgttggcggcggcggcggccacgtCGTACTACGCCGcccggccgctgccgcgcccgGCGTCCATCTCGGACTACCTCCTCGACTACTCGGCCGTGTCCGAGCTGTTCGAGGCCACCCCGCTAACGGAGACGACGGCGCAGCCCGGGACGGCGACGGACGCAGCAGGCGGGTTCTACTACGACTTCGGTAACGGCGGCGGCGAGCCTGCTGCAGCCGCCTCCGTAGTAGCGCAGCAGCATCAGCTGAGCCCACTCAAGAGGCGGTCTTCCGTGGACGAGGATAACTGCAACGGTGGCATTACTGACATGCTGCACGCTTCGTCGTCGTCCAGCAGCAAGAGGGTGATGGGCGATCATCACTCATCGTCGTCGTCCATGGCTGCAAACAGCTCCGTGTTTGAGCCCGGACAGACTTCTTCTCATCAGCTGCACGACAGAATATGA